A stretch of the Sorangium aterium genome encodes the following:
- a CDS encoding serine/threonine-protein kinase, translating into MEWLEGESLAQRLARQKLDLEESLALLRAAAEALGAAHARGVVHRDVKPSNLLLVGGEVAGLKVLDFGIARMKRTIGALTQTGSVMGTPGYMAPEQATGERDRLDARADIFSLGAVLFECLTGRPAFQGQHVMALLAKLLMEDPPRVRNLRPEVPQELDDFVARMLAKDPEQRPRDGSAVIEALDALERDPTSGLAAPPVLYEAITACELRLLSLVAAREPRFAPCDSAASTLVAAEPSDLTRKLYMSAQPFGARVDALADGTIVLSIAGVGDAALQAARAARCALKLGELVPEASVVLTTGRAEHTGSLPVGPVMDRAAALLALAERDARPERSPAPVWIDDVTRALLDARFEIEPARSGTFFLLQEREVGRSARTLLGKPSPYVGRDRELRNLRELLEDSFGGPEPRAILITGPPGIGKSRLRYELIEILRERHPELTVAVGRGDSLSAGSPFSLLGSALRGAAGITGGEPAPAQRERLLSLVARAQALTPGERTRIAAFLGEIVGTPFPGEADPRFLAARQSPALMADQIPLAYLDFMEAACAAGPYLLVLEDIQWGDAASLKLIARVLRELRDRPFAVLYLARVEVRKVFPVLWEGSEVHEITLGALPRRAAEELVRQILGDGLPPSEVARLVERASGNAFYLEELIRAVAEGRADRLPETILGMVEARLEAIPAEARRLLRAASIFGEAFWKTGALALLGDAGGSTLAVDWLPWMLQRELLERREQSRFSDEEEYAFRHALIRDGCYAMLPDHDRALGHRLAAEWLLQAGEHDAKVLAEHFERGGEPRLAVEFYLHAAEQALAGSDPAAARALADRGLALGAERDVEAVLRGIREGASRALGVADERAALSSRS; encoded by the coding sequence ATGGAATGGCTCGAAGGGGAGAGCCTCGCGCAGCGCCTCGCCCGGCAGAAGCTCGATCTCGAGGAGAGCCTCGCCCTGCTCCGCGCGGCCGCCGAGGCGCTCGGGGCGGCGCACGCGCGGGGCGTCGTCCACCGCGACGTCAAGCCGAGCAACCTGCTGCTCGTCGGCGGCGAGGTCGCCGGCCTCAAGGTGCTCGACTTCGGCATCGCCCGGATGAAGCGCACCATCGGCGCGCTCACGCAGACCGGCTCCGTGATGGGGACCCCGGGCTACATGGCCCCGGAGCAGGCCACCGGCGAGCGCGACCGCCTCGACGCGCGGGCCGACATCTTCTCGCTCGGCGCCGTGCTCTTCGAGTGCCTCACGGGCAGGCCCGCGTTCCAGGGCCAGCACGTGATGGCCCTCCTCGCGAAGCTCCTCATGGAAGACCCGCCGCGCGTGCGGAACCTCCGGCCCGAGGTGCCGCAGGAGCTCGATGACTTCGTCGCCCGCATGCTCGCGAAGGACCCGGAGCAGCGGCCGCGCGACGGCTCGGCCGTCATCGAGGCGCTCGACGCCCTCGAGCGCGATCCGACGAGCGGCCTGGCCGCGCCCCCCGTCCTGTACGAGGCGATCACGGCGTGCGAGCTCCGGCTGCTCTCGCTGGTGGCCGCGCGGGAGCCGCGCTTTGCGCCCTGCGACAGCGCGGCCAGCACGCTCGTCGCCGCGGAGCCGAGCGACCTCACGAGGAAGCTCTACATGAGCGCGCAGCCCTTCGGGGCCCGCGTGGACGCGCTCGCCGACGGGACGATCGTGCTCTCGATCGCCGGCGTCGGCGACGCCGCGCTGCAGGCCGCGCGCGCGGCGCGGTGCGCCCTGAAGCTCGGCGAGCTTGTGCCGGAGGCCTCCGTCGTGCTCACGACCGGCCGCGCCGAGCACACAGGCAGCCTCCCTGTCGGCCCGGTCATGGACCGCGCGGCCGCGCTCCTCGCCCTCGCGGAGCGCGACGCGCGCCCGGAGCGGAGTCCCGCGCCCGTGTGGATCGACGACGTGACGCGGGCGCTGCTCGACGCGCGGTTCGAGATCGAGCCGGCGCGCTCCGGCACGTTCTTCCTGCTGCAGGAGCGCGAGGTCGGCCGGTCGGCGCGGACGCTCCTCGGGAAGCCGAGCCCCTACGTCGGCCGCGACAGGGAGCTCCGGAACCTGCGCGAGCTCCTGGAAGACAGCTTCGGCGGGCCCGAGCCCCGCGCCATCCTGATCACCGGGCCGCCCGGGATCGGCAAATCTCGCCTGCGGTACGAGCTCATCGAGATCCTGCGGGAGCGGCACCCCGAGCTCACCGTCGCGGTCGGCCGCGGCGACTCGCTGAGCGCGGGCTCGCCGTTCTCGCTCCTCGGCTCCGCGCTCCGGGGCGCGGCCGGGATCACCGGCGGCGAGCCCGCCCCGGCGCAGCGGGAGCGGCTCCTCTCGCTCGTCGCCCGCGCCCAGGCGCTGACGCCGGGCGAGAGGACGAGGATCGCCGCGTTCCTCGGCGAGATCGTCGGCACGCCGTTCCCGGGCGAGGCCGATCCGAGGTTCCTCGCGGCGCGGCAGAGCCCGGCCCTGATGGCGGATCAGATCCCGCTCGCCTACCTCGACTTCATGGAGGCGGCGTGCGCGGCGGGGCCCTACCTGCTCGTGCTCGAGGACATCCAGTGGGGCGACGCGGCGTCGCTCAAGCTCATCGCGCGGGTCCTCCGGGAGCTCCGCGACCGGCCCTTCGCGGTGCTCTACCTGGCGCGCGTCGAGGTGCGGAAGGTCTTCCCCGTCCTCTGGGAGGGCAGCGAGGTCCACGAGATCACGCTCGGCGCGCTGCCGCGCCGCGCGGCCGAGGAGCTCGTGCGGCAGATCCTCGGCGACGGGCTCCCGCCCTCCGAGGTCGCGCGCCTGGTCGAGCGCGCGAGCGGCAACGCCTTCTACCTGGAGGAGCTCATCCGGGCGGTCGCGGAGGGGCGCGCGGACAGGCTGCCGGAGACGATCCTGGGCATGGTCGAGGCGCGGCTCGAGGCCATCCCCGCGGAGGCGCGGCGGCTGCTGCGGGCGGCGAGCATCTTCGGCGAGGCGTTCTGGAAGACCGGGGCGCTCGCCCTGCTCGGCGACGCCGGCGGGTCGACGCTCGCGGTCGACTGGCTGCCCTGGATGCTCCAGCGCGAGCTGCTCGAGCGCCGCGAGCAGAGCCGCTTCTCGGACGAGGAGGAGTACGCGTTCCGGCACGCGCTCATCCGCGACGGCTGCTACGCGATGCTGCCGGACCACGATCGCGCGCTCGGGCACCGGCTCGCCGCCGAGTGGCTCCTGCAGGCGGGAGAGCACGACGCCAAGGTGCTCGCCGAGCACTTCGAGCGGGGCGGCGAGCCGCGGCTCGCGGTGGAGTTCTACCTGCACGCGGCGGAGCAGGCGCTCGCCGGGAGCGATCCGGCCGCCGCGCGCGCGCTCGCGGACCGGGGGCTCGCCCTCGGCGCGGAGCGGGACGTCGAGGCGGTGCTCCGCGGGATCCGGGAGGGGGCGTCCCGCGCGCTGGGCGTGGCGGACGAGCGCGCCGCGCTCTCGTCGAGGTCGTGA